Genomic segment of Kogia breviceps isolate mKogBre1 chromosome 9, mKogBre1 haplotype 1, whole genome shotgun sequence:
CAATgtccctcatgaacatagatgcaaaaattcttaataaaatattgtattgtAAGTagacaacaatatataaaaaggatactacatcatgaccaagtaagGCTTATTCTAGGAATGCTTGGCTGGTTCAAATATCAAATTAATTATTCTGTTAAtacagaataaatgagaaaaaccatatatattCAATAGATGTACACagacaacaaaaaaacctttgacaaaattcagtgtCAAATCATGACAAAATTTCAGCtaactagaaataaaaagcaacttTTTCAGTGTGATGAGTCCTCTGAAAAACCTATAGCTAAgaacatacttaatggtgaaataccCTGAGCTTGAGAACAAGGCAAGCTGTTTTCACAAATGATGATTAatccctgttcttttgttttcttggtcTTCTCTTTCACATTTGTGCAGTTACAGATTCTTCTGTTCTCTTGGGTTTCTGATCAATCTGGTTtcatttgatttatatttcctataaattCCTCCTGTCCCAGCTTGCTGATTGCACCCTTCTTGAAATATAGTGCATCTAGTGCTATTatgattttattgtctttttaaaataacttttgtttcatttcagaacagagagggaaaagaaaagtaaacatcCAATTCAGGTTTTTTTATGGAACAATTATTTATCTGCCCCTGCACATAAGCCATGGCTGTCAGAAATAACAGACAGGTCTGTGATGATGCTCCCGGCTCAGCAGGGAGCATCTAGGGTCCTGCTAGTGACGCAGTGTCTGGGTCTCAACTTTGCACATTCAGTACTGCTCATCTTGTCGAAACAGGCTGATGTATAAACCTTGATACCAATGTAGATCACCTCTTCACTGACTGCACTTGTAAAACAATTAATTGCATGAAATGTATGAACAGAACCCGTGATAAGAACTAaaacacaaagcaccgagctaatctccccgtgctatgccgctgcttcccaccagccagctattttacattcagtagtgtatatatgtcgatgctactctcacttcaccccagcttccccatcCCACTCCaagccctcaagtccattctctacatctgcgtcattattcctgtcctggccctaggttcttcataacctttttttttttagattccatatatatgtgttagcatacggtatttgtttttctctttctgacttacttcagtctgtataacggactccaggtccatccacctcactacaaatagctcagtttcgtttcttttcatggctgagtaatattccattgtatatatgtgccacatcttcaataaagatctattacCAAAAGAGAActaaaacattttctatttcattttgtatGCATAaagtacttaaatttaaaaacgaATGTTTTTTGCTTTAGAATCAGCAAATTAAAGATATACTAAGATGTTGCTAGAGAAATataaatgtcacaaaaaaaatagaagatttcGGTTGTCCTGGCCAGTGACTTCTTTCTTTAGGCAGGTGATCCTGGGAAGTAACTATTATTATCACAAGGTTGTTTGGTAAATTTGGAATCAGCAAGAACAGCTAGTTGAATGATTTTAATGGCTAGTGCTTCAAGGAGGTGGAGAGTCATCTTGTAGGGTGACACCTTTATCTTCAGGAAGGTTTGTACCTGCTAAGAGGACTACAGTTTCCCCATCAGTTAATTACAGCTCTGCCAACCACAGAGAGTACAACACAAATACTGTAAATATGCCACCTACCTGACCCCCATTTTTCACTGTTTCCTTACAACTGCCTCTGACCATACAGTTGCCAGAGATTTACCTAGCGAGAGTGACTTAACCAACTCTGGGACCTCAAGCTTAGAGATCACTCAACCTCTTACCCGCTCATAATCCCACTACCTGGGGCTGCATCCCCCATTTGGGGGGTTATAGGTGTCCTGAAGTCTTATAGGAGTTTGTCACCCTTAGATAGGAACAGTTTGGTGATGAGAAAAACCTTATAGCACGGATGTGTATCACTCCTGTTGGGCCGGCAATGAATGTGTGGGATTCTGGGTGTAGGCAGTCAGTCCTCTTGGGTTCACGTAACAGGAGGGTCCCACTAGAGTTGAGGCCGGTCAGCTCCCTGCCCCACCTTTTGAGATAATAATGATTCTTCACTAGCGCCACTAACTCACTCAGCTCTCTGTTGACTTTATTTGTAGAAAATTAGCTGCATGAAATTAGAAACAAGCCTCCTTATAAGAATGAAACCATGATTTTCCATTCCGTTCTTTGTATACTGCTTAAAAGGCTGAAACAAACACTTAAATCCGGAATATTTAAGATACAGTATTGGGTATACCCAGCAGGACTTCTTTCGAGATTCCCTTTGGAGGGTTTGTACACAGAGAATGAGCAGAGCAGAATTAATGCTGAGTGCCTCTGTCTTCCCTCAAACAAGTCTCCATACCCAGTGAGGCCAGGTCTGCCCACTTTGTTCTCCCAGTTCCCCTGTAAGAGCTaaaaatggtattaggaagtcTGACACTTGCTATATGCTGGGTGCTGTTCCGAGCGCTTCGTAACAGAGAACACGTGTGTCTTTTGCAGTTGTGAAGACGATCTCTCCGAGGACAGAGATGAACTCCTGCACGGGATTTCTGAGCTGGACATCAGCAACTCGGACTGCTTCCCGTCCCAGCTGCTAGTGCACGGGGCTTTAGCCTTTCCCCTGGGGCTAGATTCCTACCATGGCTGTGTCATAGCGGCTGCCCGCTACGGCCGGGGCCGGGTGGTCGTGACTGGCCACAAAGTCCTTTTCACCGTTGGTAAACTGGGCCCCTTTCTGCTCAATGCTGTCCGCTGGCTGGACGCGGGCCGCAGAGGCAAGATCGTGGTGCAGACAGAACTGAGGACTCTGAGCGGGCTGCTCGCAGTGGGGGGCATAGACAGCAGCATTGAGCCCAACCTGACCGGCGATGCCAGTGTCTATTGCTTTGAGCCCGTGAGCGATGTGGGAGTCAAGGAGCTGCAGGAGTTTGTAGCAGAGGGCGGGGGCCTGTTTGTTGGAGCCCAAGCCTGGTGGTGGGCCTTCAAGAACCCAGGAGTGTCCCCTTTGGCTCGGTTCCCAGGAAACCTCCTCCTCAACCCCTTTGGCATTAGCATCACCAGCCAAAGCCTCAACCCCGGGCCCTTTCGTACTCCTAAGGCAGGGATAAGGACCTATCATTTCCGTTCCACTCTGGCTGAGTTCCAGGTTATAATGGGCAGGAAGAGAGGGAACGTGGAAAAGGGCTGGTTGGCAAAGCTGGGACCGGATGGCGCAGCTTTCCTGCAGATCCCCGCAGAAGAGATCCCTGCCTACATGTCGGTGCATCGGCTCCTAAGGAAGCTGCTAAGTCGCTATCGGCTCCCAGTAGCGACCCGAGAGAACCCTGTCATCAACGACTGCTGCAGGGGTGCTATGCTCTCCCTGGCCACTGGGCTGGCCCACTCTGGAAGTGACCTCTCTCTGTTAGTCCCAGAAATTGAAGATATGTACAGCAGCCCCTACCTGCGCCCCTCGGAATCTCCTATCACCGTTGAGGTCAACTGCAACAATCCGGGTAAGGAATGAGGGGTGGGAACCTGGCGGGTGGGAACTGGGGGGCAGTGGGTCGTGATGACTTCAGCAGCTCAGCGCCAGATCTGATCACCCCCAGGGGGCCGTCTCCATCCTCTGCCGTGCACTCTCAAGGAGATGGGGGTTGAGGTTTTAGGTGATGTTTGGAAGAGTAGAGCCAGGGCAGCATGGGGGCAGGAAGATGTGCAGAGCTCGTGAAGGGACTCTGGAAGCTGGGTGGCGATGGAATCGTGGAGGAAGGGTAATGTCTACTCTTCCTTTGCGTTTGGCAGGCACCAGGTATTGCTGGATGAGCACCGGGCTCTACATACCCGGGAGGCAAATTATAGAGGTGTCGCTGCCTGAAGCTGCCGCCTCTGCTGACCTGAAGGTAAGGCACGCCCCATCTCACCACGTAACGTGGAACCCAAATACGGAAGCCAGAGGCTCTTGCTTTCGTAGTGGGCATCTTACCTGACCTTCCTACAAAACCACTGGCAATACAGGGCATGTACTTCTACCCCCTTAGTTGCACAGGATGAAGCAACTGAGATGCAGAACAGCTAACTGATTGATTTAAATGTATGGATTTGATACATTTCAGCGCCCGGGACTGAAATCTAACCAACTTCTGGCTCAGGTTTTGTGCTTTTAACTTATGTCCTAGGGTGGGAATAAGAAAGGTACCAGATGGCTGGTGCCCTAGCACACAGTCCAATAAATCTTAGTCCACGTTCCCTCCCGTGTACATTTCACATCAAAGCATGAGTTCCTTCTGACTCCGGCTTCTTCCCTGTGACACCATACACTGTTCCCAGCTTGCCCAGTCCACGTCAGCTCTGTCACTTTCACATACACACACCGTACTCACAAGGTTAAGCTGCTGTCCTGCTCTATCCGCTTTGTGGGTCATCGTGATGCTTAGCGTCTGTTTTGTGCCTGTATCTGTCCCGGAACTTATTTGGCATAAACCCGGGAGAACAGTCCCAGGATGGCGCTGAGGATAGGGGTGACTCCACTGGTGCAGGAATAGGGGCCGGGGAGAACAGGGGGAACTGAATCGATCTTCCACTACATCAGCCGGTCACGTTTTCTCCCATTGGGCCTTCTCTCAGGTCAAAAGGCAGGATCCCCTCTGGCCCTTCCCAAAGCCAGAACCACCACGGGGGAATAGGCAGCCTAGGAATCTGGCTGTTACAGAGACACCAAGGGACCCTCTGTGGGAGTCGCCCACCTCAGCATTAGCATCTGGGTCACACCTGGTGCCCCTACATCAGCGTCTCGGCGTGACCCTTTGTGGAGCTGTTTGACCCGCCCTGAGAGTGACTTTACACGATCTGGTCCATACGACCTTGAGCGATGATACAATTTCACGGGTTTAGCGCACAGGGCTTATAAACGGTGGGATGCCTGGACTTGCCTAGGGTCATGGCCCCGTGACCCTTCCTGCCCCCGTGTCCCGGGCGCTCGCCCCTTCGGCTCATGCACGCCCCGGGGCCACTACATGGGGCGTCTCTCTGCTCCAGGTACAGATCGGCTGCCACACCGACGACCTGACCAGGGCCAGCAAGCTGTTCCGAGGCCCCCTTGTGATTAACCGCTGCTGCCTGGACAAGCCCACCAAGTCGATCACCTGCCTCTGGGGGGGCCTCCTGTACATCATTGTGCCTCAGAGCAGCAAGCTGGGCCCTGTGCCCGTCACGGTTAAGGGGGCTGTGCACGCTCCCTACTACAGGCTAGGTGAGTGGGCGCTCTGGAGCGAAACCCGAGGGACAGGAGCTGGGGGTGACGAGGTCATCTGGGGCTGCCTGGTATAGGAAGAGGGAGACTCGGGttggtggagggaagggagggaagcttcCTTATAGTCAGCTTAGAGGCTAAGGGGATAAAGACCAGACCACCGTGTCACATCCATGGGACCTTTGGAGCAGAAGGATAGAGCAGGTATGTGGTTGTTCAGGGCATTGGTCTCCTGCTGGGGTTCAAGTTGCACGTGTCAATGTCAGGGATTTGGGGAAACAAGTTTCAAGCGCTGTGGCCTGTCTTCCAGGGGAGACATCCCAGGAGGAATGGAAGAGGCGTGTCCAGGAGAATCCAGGTCCCTGGGGAGAGCTGGCTACAGACAACATCATCTTGACGGTGCCAACCGCAAACCTTCGCACTCTGGAGAACCCCGAGCCGCTGCTACGCCTCTGGGACGAGGTGATGCAGGCCGTGGCCCGGCTGGGGGCTGAGCCTTTTCCCCTGCGTCTGCCTCAGAGGATCGTTGCCGACGTGCAGATCTCAGTCGGTGGGTGCCTGGGGCGAACCTCTGCGCGTGCCGCCCCCACTGAGGGCCTTCCTTCTTGCAGCAGCCATGCAGTGGGCAGCCAGCAGGGTAGAAATGTTCTTACGGCAAGACATCTAAAATGTAATCCTGGCTATTTAAGTGGAAGGGGGAAAAtgcgtcaaaaaaaaaaaaagactcgcTATGTCCCCCAACAAAACACTGGAAACTACCTAAGTGCCCAACAGTTACGGAACGGTTCAGTAATGTATTGTGTACACCTTCAGGGGACATTAAGGAAGACATTTAAAGTGATATTTTCATGGCATAAGGAAATATGATGAGGTTATGTGACACATAAAAAGCAGACCGTAGAACTGTACGTACACAGTATGTTAAAATATGTAACAGTTTTAGTCAAGAGATGTTACCAAACAGTGGGAATGGTGCAGAAAACACGTGCTGGATTTCCACACACTTCCATCAGGGGACTTCAAGGAGTGGATAAAACCTAGGGCCTTGTCCTAGGTCACAGGTGTTGGGAGAAAGCACTGAATAAAGAGATCTTTGCCAGTGGGTCAAGAGGCCTGAAAAATGAAGGCTGTATAGAAATGAAAGAACCAAGGAAATCTCTCTGGACCTTAGTTTTCTCGGCTTCTGTAGATGATCACTATACGGTAGTGTCGACGTGGGCAATTCCATGTCTAAATACTGAGAACcacaagttcttaattttgagaGAAGGGTATAAAGATGGGTTCACACGGACAGAGCActctcagagaaacagaaaagtggAATAGTAACGTGAACGGCGATCTGTAGCCCGCCTCGGCTCCCACAGCCAGTCAGAGCGGCGATGAAAGCATTATTGCAGAACGAGAGCATAAGGAGGAAGGCCCGGAGGGTCTGGGTTTTGCCTTTCTGAGCATTACAGGGTTCCGGAAGTCATGGGTGGGGTCGGCGGGGACTGGGTGTTTGGGGAGATACAATAGAATAATTTTGTTAGACGGGTGGGGAGCGCTCTAACCCTCTTTTCCCCCTCCTGCATTTCCCAGGCTGGATGCACGCAGGCTACCCCATCATGTGTCACCTGGAGTCGGTGCAAGAGCTCATCAGTGAGAAACTCATCAGAACCAAGGGGCTTTGGGGCCCCGTGCACGAGCTGGGCCGCAACCAGCAGCGGCAGGAGTGGGAGTTCCCCCCGCACACCACCGAGGCCACCTGCAACCTGTGGTGTGTCTATGTGCACGAGACGGTCCTCGGCATCCCTCGAGGACGAGCCAACATTGCTCTGTGGCCCCCAGTTCGGGAGAAGAGAGTCAGAATCTACCTGGGCAAAGGTCCCAATGTGAAAAACTGGAACGCGTGGACGGCCCTGGAAACGTACTTACAGGTGCTGGGCCAGCGCAGGGGGAGGTGGGAGCCCTGCGGTGGGGACCCTGAGCAGATGGTAGCGCGGTGCCCAGGGGGCATCCCGCTGACCCGCCTCCCACACCAGGCGGGGGGGGGTCCTGACAGCGCCCAGGTGTGAAGGTGCTAGTTGAGGATGCTTCTCAGGGCATCACTTTGCATGGCCCTAAGGTGGACTTAATTGCCTCAGCCCCTCCCTTCACCCCAGGACTCTGAAGAGATTTTTGAGAGTAGACAGGAAGCACTGAGAAAGGTTAAAAATTGGTAGAGGCAAATGTGATACTACAAATATAGTTGCTGTCACTGGCTTTAAACCTAGACATACCTGAGACTGAAGCCAAACTGCGCTGTTTAAATAGCTCCCTAAAGCCGAACACACCCCGACCtgcgtgcacgtgcacacacacacacgcacacgcacgcacacgcacgcacacaatATGTGGGGAAGGAGCTGTTTTTCCCCTAGGTGAGTAAACCGTCTTCTCATTATGACttggctgtgcctcagtttccaccttATAAGCAAGCCAGGTTTCCTCACTGGACTGGACATGGGGGTGGGCTTTGCCTTTTAGTTACCACACAACACCCCAGTTCCAGCCCCTGGGTCCCTGGATCAGTTCCCAGCTCACTGTGGAGAGTTTCATCACCTTGGATTCTGGAACTCAGTCTCAGGCCGGCCACACTCTATTCTGGCCCTTCTGCCTGCTGGAGTTCTCACTGCAGATCCCCTCCACCACAGGAATGATGGTGACACTGCTGGGAGACTGTTTTAACCTTGTCATCGGGACAGAagttcctcctctgtgaaatcaaGTTGAGGTTGGAActgcttccctggtcgcgcagtggtgaaggatccacgtgccaatgcaggggacacgggttcgagccctggtccgggaagattcccacatgccgcggagcaactaagcccgtgctccacaactactgagcccgtgcgctagagcctgtgctccacaacaagagaagccaccgcaatgagaagccctcacaccacagcaaagagtagcccccactcgccgcaactagagaaagcccgcgcgcagcaacagagacccagtgcagccaaaaataaataaattaccatGGGCTGTTTCCAACAGCCTCAGGATGGCTGCCTTTTCCCAAAATTATGCCTTCCTCTTAATTCTAGCCACTAGACTATACATTGTCTTCTGCTTCTACTGGACTCACCTTTTTTCCCAAAGGCCGTTTTTGGTCGCCTTGCAAATTGACATAGA
This window contains:
- the TCAF1 gene encoding TRPM8 channel-associated factor 1 isoform X1 produces the protein MATPSAAFEALMNGVTSWDVPEDAIPCELLLIGEASFPVMVNDVGQVLIAASSYGRGRLLVVSHEDYLVEAQLTPFLLNAVGWLCSSPGAPVGVHPSLAPLAKILKGSGVEAKVEPEVKDSLGVYCIDAYNETMTEKLVKFMKRGGGLLIGGQAWDWANQGDDERVLFTFPGNLVTSVAGVYFTDNKGDTSFFKVSKKMPKIPVLVSCEDDLSEDRDELLHGISELDISNSDCFPSQLLVHGALAFPLGLDSYHGCVIAAARYGRGRVVVTGHKVLFTVGKLGPFLLNAVRWLDAGRRGKIVVQTELRTLSGLLAVGGIDSSIEPNLTGDASVYCFEPVSDVGVKELQEFVAEGGGLFVGAQAWWWAFKNPGVSPLARFPGNLLLNPFGISITSQSLNPGPFRTPKAGIRTYHFRSTLAEFQVIMGRKRGNVEKGWLAKLGPDGAAFLQIPAEEIPAYMSVHRLLRKLLSRYRLPVATRENPVINDCCRGAMLSLATGLAHSGSDLSLLVPEIEDMYSSPYLRPSESPITVEVNCNNPGTRYCWMSTGLYIPGRQIIEVSLPEAAASADLKVQIGCHTDDLTRASKLFRGPLVINRCCLDKPTKSITCLWGGLLYIIVPQSSKLGPVPVTVKGAVHAPYYRLGETSQEEWKRRVQENPGPWGELATDNIILTVPTANLRTLENPEPLLRLWDEVMQAVARLGAEPFPLRLPQRIVADVQISVGWMHAGYPIMCHLESVQELISEKLIRTKGLWGPVHELGRNQQRQEWEFPPHTTEATCNLWCVYVHETVLGIPRGRANIALWPPVREKRVRIYLGKGPNVKNWNAWTALETYLQLQEAFGWEPFIRLFTEYRNQTNLPTDNVDKMNLWVKMFSHQVQKNLAPFFEAWAWPIQKEVATSLAYLPEWQENIMKLYLLTQMPH
- the TCAF1 gene encoding TRPM8 channel-associated factor 1 isoform X2, whose protein sequence is MATPSAAFEALMNGVTSWDVPEDAIPCELLLIGEASFPVMVNDVGQVLIAASSYGRGRLLVVSHEDYLVEAQLTPFLLNAVGWLCSSPGAPVGVHPSLAPLAKILKGSGVEAKVEPEVKDSLGVYCIDAYNETMTEKLVKFMKRGGGLLIGGQAWDWANQGDDERVLFTFPGNLVTSVAGVYFTDNKGDTSFFKVSKKMPKIPVLVSCEDDLSEDRDELLHGISELDISNSDCFPSQLLVHGALAFPLGLDSYHGCVIAAARYGRGRVVVTGHKVLFTVGKLGPFLLNAVRWLDAGRRGKIVVQTELRTLSGLLAVGGIDSSIEPNLTGDASVYCFEPVSDVGVKELQEFVAEGGGLFVGAQAWWWAFKNPGVSPLARFPGNLLLNPFGISITSQSLNPGPFRTPKAGIRTYHFRSTLAEFQVIMGRKRGNVEKGWLAKLGPDGAAFLQIPAEEIPAYMSVHRLLRKLLSRYRLPVATRENPVINDCCRGAMLSLATGLAHSGSDLSLLVPEIEDMYSSPYLRPSESPITVEVNCNNPGTRYCWMSTGLYIPGRQIIEVSLPEAAASADLKVQIGCHTDDLTRASKLFRGPLVINRCCLDKPTKSITCLWGGLLYIIVPQSSKLGPVPVTVKGAVHAPYYRLGETSQEEWKRRVQENPGPWGELATDNIILTVPTANLRTLENPEPLLRLWDEVMQAVARLGAEPFPLRLPQRIVADVQISVGWMHAGYPIMCHLESVQELISEKLIRTKGLWGPVHELGRNQQRQEWEFPPHTTEATCNLWCVYVHETVLGIPRGRANIALWPPVREKRVRIYLGKGPNVKNWNAWTALETYLQLQEAFGWEPFIRLFTEYRNQTNLPTDNVDKMNLWVKMFSHQVQKNLAPFFEAWAWPIQKEVATSLAYLPEWQENIMKLYLLTQM